The sequence GCGGCCTCGATCACCTTGGGCGGCGGCGGGGCTTCGACCGGCGGCGGCGGAATGTCCACCGCTTCCTGCTGGTCGATGTCGATCGCCTCGAACTCTTCCTGCCGCAGCTTGTACGGGTTCGGAACGTAGTCCGGGATCAACAGGGCGATCAACAGCATCAGCACCACCGTGACCAGGGCGGACCAGCGCAGCGTACGGCCGTACTCCGCCTTGAACCTGGCGTTGGCGGACATCTGGAGAACGTCGGGCATCGGGGCGGTCGTCATGGCTCTCCTAGTACTTCAGTCCCGGCGCCGAGTCGACGTCGTTGTTGAAGAACACGCGCACCGCGTTCACTTCCTTGAGGGCCTCCATGACGTCGCTGACCACGCCGTAATCCGCGTAGTTGTCGGTCTTGAAGGCCACGATCAGCTGCGGGTTGTCGCTGATCTTCTTGCCCATGATGTCGGGGATGTGCTTGATCTGCACCAACCGGTCGTCGATCGAAATCTAACCGGTCCGGTTGATGTAGACGTTCGACACGAGCTCCCGGTTGACCTCTTCGCCGGCTTCGGCGCGCGGCAACTCCACCGGCAGGCCGTTCTCCTGGCGGAAGATGGTCGTCACCATGAAGAAGATGAGCAGGAGGAACGCAATGTCCCCCATCGACGAGGTCGGGATGAACGGACCCGAGTTGGTCGTTCGCGTGATCTTCATTCCCGGCTCCTTGCCTACTCTTCAGCGGTCTTCAGCGAGACCTTGGTCGCCTTGGCCATCTTGAGTTCGTCCAGGCAGGCCACCATCCTGCCGTAGTCGGCCTCGGGATGGATCTTCAGCAGCACCACGAGCTTCGGATTACCGAGGATCCGATCCTCGATCTGCGCCTTGATGTGGTTGATCTCGATGGCCCTGCGGTCGAGCGTGATGTGATTGGTCTCGTCCACGTAGATCGTGGCGATGTTGCTCTCCTTGATGACGATCTTGTCGTCCACGTTCTTCTGCTTGCCGGGCAGGACAAGGGTCAGGCCCTGCTCGGCCGCGAAGATCGTGGTCACGATGAAGAAGATCAGCAGAAGAAAGGCCACGTCGGCGGTCGAGTCCAGGCGCAACTCGCCGATCGGAGCTTTCTTCTTCTTGCGCATGATGCCCATCGAAGCCCCCTGCCGGACGCGCGGTTACCTGGCCGCGCGCCCAAACGCGGTTGATCAGCCGTTGCGCCGCTCGAGCTCTTCGATGAGCTCCGAGCTCGTCTCTTCCATCTCGATGACGAAGCGGTCGATGGCGCCGACGAAGTAGTTGTACGCCACGGTCGCAGGTACGGCCACGATCAGGCCGGCTGCTGTCGTGATGAGCGCTTCCGAGATACCGGAGGCCACCAGCTTGGCGTTCACCTGCTCCGAAGCCGCAATGGCCTCGAAGGCGTTGATCATACCGGACACCGTACCCAGGAAGCCCAGCAGCGGGGCCAGCGTAGTCACCGACGACACCCACACCATGCCGCGCTCGAGGAAAGACATCTCGATGGTGCCGGCGGTACTGATCGCCTTCTCGACCGAGTCGCGGCCGCGGTCGGCCTTCTGCAGACCCGAGTAGAGGATGGCGGCGATGGGGCCGCGCACCTTCTGGCATTCTTCTGCCGCAGCCTGCACGCCGTCGTTGCGCAGGGTCGTGATGACCGTGCCCAGCAGTCGGCGAGTGTTCACGCGGGCGCGGTTCAGCGTCCACAGGCGCTCCACGATGACAATGAATCCTGCCAGCGCGACCAGGAGGATCCACCACATGAAGACGCCGCCGGCAACGAACAACTTGCCGACGCCGGTCTTGCCCAGCGGGGAGCGGTCCACCACGCCCATCAGGCCCTTGATGGGCTCGACGATGCGGGGGATCTCCTGCAGCGAGTCGGCGGCGGTGGAGCCGAAGCCGAGGGAGTCGCTGGTGGCCTGGATCTTGGCGAACTTGGCGGCGGCCGCCGAGGTTGCCTGGTCCTGTGCCAGCACCGGCAGCGCGATCAGGAGCACCAGGAGTGCGAGCAGAGAGTGCCGGATAACGGCGCGAGTCAACGTACCCTGACGAGCCATTGTGCTAGTCTCCCTTTCCAATGAATGGGACCCTTAGAAAGACTGGCGACGGTGGGGCTTCGCCGGCAGGTGGGGATCCGCCGGATCACAGCCGAAAAGGTCCGCACGAACGCGCCAGCGCGCGTGGCATCCCTTAGCGATCACGCCTGACCAACGGGTCTCCGGGCGTGATGTCTGAGCGCCTAGTCGCTTGTTATAAATAGTGGAAGCGGGCGCGCCAAGTCAAACCGATTTCGTCAATGGGGCTTGACGATTCCGGTTGACGGCGACGCCGATTCGTGACAGGGCGCCGGTACGGCCGGCGTGGCTGATTCCCGGCCGCACCGGGTTGCCTAGTCCTCGCCCTGGATCACGTTCGAGGATTCGATCTGGTACTCGCCCGTGCCGGTGCGGTCGACGAACAGGAACCTCTGCCCCATGCCCTTGTTCGACAACCTGTTCACGAACAACGGCTTTCCGCCATCGTCGTATTTCCACAGCTCGAAGCCCATTTCGTGGCCGGCCTTGTACAGCATTTCCGTGCGGTCGCGCTCGGCCTTGAGCGAGCCGGGCGCCTCGGGCGAACCGGCAATGGCCACGCCCCCGAAGGT comes from bacterium and encodes:
- a CDS encoding biopolymer transporter ExbD: MKITRTTNSGPFIPTSSMGDIAFLLLIFFMVTTIFRQENGLPVELPRAEAGEEVNRELVSNVYINRTG
- a CDS encoding biopolymer transporter ExbD, which produces MRKKKKAPIGELRLDSTADVAFLLLIFFIVTTIFAAEQGLTLVLPGKQKNVDDKIVIKESNIATIYVDETNHITLDRRAIEINHIKAQIEDRILGNPKLVVLLKIHPEADYGRMVACLDELKMAKATKVSLKTAEE
- a CDS encoding MotA/TolQ/ExbB proton channel family protein; protein product: MGVVDRSPLGKTGVGKLFVAGGVFMWWILLVALAGFIVIVERLWTLNRARVNTRRLLGTVITTLRNDGVQAAAEECQKVRGPIAAILYSGLQKADRGRDSVEKAISTAGTIEMSFLERGMVWVSSVTTLAPLLGFLGTVSGMINAFEAIAASEQVNAKLVASGISEALITTAAGLIVAVPATVAYNYFVGAIDRFVIEMEETSSELIEELERRNG